The following are encoded in a window of Paenibacillus polymyxa genomic DNA:
- the eno gene encoding phosphopyruvate hydratase produces the protein MTIISDVYAREVLDSRGNPTVEVEVYLESGAIGSAIVPSGASTGAHEAVELRDNDKSRYLGKGVLQAVKNVNEIIAPEVIGLDAVNQVEIDTLMIKLDGTHNKGKLGANAILAVSMAVARAAAEALGLPLYTYLGGFNAKQLPVPMMNIVNGGAHADNNVDVQEFMVLPVGAPTFKEALRVGAEIFHNLKSVLNSKGLNTAVGDEGGFAPNFKSNEEALSTIIEAIEKAGYKPGVDVFLGMDVASTEFFKDGKYTLEGEGKSFTSAEFVDLLASWVDKYPIITIEDGCSEDDWEGWKLLTEKLGNKIQLVGDDLFVTNTERLAKGIDENIGNSILIKVNQIGTLTETFDAIELAKRAGYTAVISHRSGESEDSTIADIAVATNAGQIKTGAPSRTDRIAKYNQLLRIEDQLGELAQYHGLKSFYNLKK, from the coding sequence ATGACTATTATTTCTGACGTGTACGCTCGCGAAGTCCTCGACTCCCGTGGTAACCCTACGGTTGAAGTTGAAGTTTATCTGGAATCCGGTGCTATCGGTAGTGCTATCGTTCCTTCCGGTGCCTCCACAGGCGCTCACGAAGCTGTAGAGCTTCGTGATAACGACAAATCCCGTTACCTGGGTAAAGGCGTTCTGCAAGCTGTTAAAAACGTGAACGAAATTATTGCTCCTGAAGTAATCGGCTTGGATGCTGTGAACCAAGTAGAAATCGACACGCTGATGATCAAATTGGATGGTACACATAACAAAGGTAAATTGGGTGCAAACGCAATTCTGGCAGTATCCATGGCTGTAGCTCGCGCTGCTGCTGAAGCTCTGGGCTTGCCACTGTACACTTACCTGGGCGGATTCAATGCTAAACAATTGCCAGTACCAATGATGAACATCGTTAACGGTGGCGCTCATGCCGACAATAACGTTGACGTACAAGAGTTCATGGTTCTGCCTGTAGGCGCTCCTACATTTAAAGAAGCTCTGCGTGTAGGCGCAGAAATCTTCCACAACCTGAAATCTGTACTGAACTCCAAAGGTTTGAACACAGCTGTTGGTGATGAGGGTGGTTTTGCTCCTAACTTCAAATCTAACGAAGAAGCTCTGTCCACTATTATCGAAGCGATCGAAAAAGCTGGTTACAAACCAGGTGTTGACGTATTCCTCGGTATGGACGTTGCCTCCACTGAGTTCTTCAAAGATGGAAAATACACTTTGGAAGGCGAAGGAAAATCCTTCACTTCTGCTGAGTTCGTTGACCTGCTTGCTTCTTGGGTTGATAAATACCCAATCATCACTATTGAAGATGGTTGCTCCGAAGATGACTGGGAAGGTTGGAAATTGCTCACTGAAAAATTGGGCAACAAAATCCAACTGGTTGGTGACGACCTGTTCGTAACAAACACAGAGCGTCTGGCTAAAGGTATCGATGAAAACATCGGTAACTCCATCCTGATCAAAGTAAACCAAATCGGTACGCTGACTGAAACATTTGATGCTATCGAATTGGCTAAACGTGCAGGATACACAGCTGTTATCTCTCACCGTTCCGGTGAATCCGAAGACAGCACAATCGCTGATATCGCTGTTGCAACAAATGCAGGCCAAATTAAAACAGGTGCTCCTTCCCGTACTGACCGTATTGCGAAGTACAACCAATTGCTCCGCATTGAGGATCAACTGGGTGAACTGGCTCAATACCACGGCCTGAAATCTTTCTACAACCTGAAAAAATAA